One Phoenix dactylifera cultivar Barhee BC4 chromosome 8, palm_55x_up_171113_PBpolish2nd_filt_p, whole genome shotgun sequence genomic window carries:
- the LOC103702571 gene encoding uncharacterized protein LOC103702571, whose translation MLHSHHLLSRFSPLPPSRHQPQPPHSPPLFCLRPAPAGRTAVRAAGPRRWLAELPEAVAPPPQGSDDGGGPVELPPSSTSTLFAVGDNPSSLQTATSILLTGAISVFLYRSLRRRAKRAKELRVRSTGMKKTKDLKEEALDNLKAIGVAPVAPVEAGAPPSPVQAFLGSIAAGVIAVILYKFTTTIEAALNRQAVSDSFSVRQITITIRTIVNGLCYLATCVFGINSIGLLLYSIQLTISSLMETFSGDSPSAKKEGGQPNTMAPAESSTADLESGSNDMQQNSGENKD comes from the exons ATGCTCCATTCTCATCACCTCCTCTCCCGCTTCTCCCCTCTCCCTCCGTCCCGCCACCAACCCCAACCGCCCCATTCCCCACCTCTCTTTTGCCTCCGCCCCGCCCCCGCCGGCCGGACGGCCGTCCGCGCCGCGGGGCCCCGCCGGTGGCTCGCCGAGCTTCCCGAGGCCGTGGCCCCTCCGCCGCAAGGTTCCGACGATGGTGGCGGCCCCGTCGAGCTCCCGCCCTCGTCAACCTCCACCCTCTTTGCCGTTGGCGACAACCCTTCCTCTCTCCAGACCGCCACCAGCATCCTCCTCACCGGCGCCATCTCCGTCTTCCTCTACCGCTCCCTCCGCCGCCGCGCCAAGCGCGCCAAGGAACTG AGGGTGAGGTCGACTGGGATGAAGAAGACGAAGGATCTTAAGGAGGAGGCTTTGGATAACTTGAAGGCCATTGGGGTGGCTCCGGTGGCTCCGGTGGAGGCTGGGGCCCCGCCCTCCCCTGTGCAGGCCTTTTTAGGTTCCATTGCAGCTGGCGTCATTGCTGTCATCCTCTACAAGTTCACCACCACCATAGAGGCTGCTCTCAATCGCCAGGCAGTCTCGGATAGCTTCTCG GTTCGACAAATCACCATAACAATAAG GACCATCGTGAATGGTTTGTGCTACCTTGCAACTTGTGTTTTTGGAATTAATTCCATCGGTTTGCTGCTCTACTCCATTCAGCTTACCATCAGTTCTCTCATGGAAACTTTTTCTGGTGACTCACCATCTGCTAAGAAAGAAGGTGGACAGCCAAACACGATGGCTCCTGCAGAGAGCTCCACAGCTGATTTGGAATCTGGAAGCAATGACATGCAGCAAAATTCAGGTGAAAATAAAGATTAG
- the LOC103702466 gene encoding uncharacterized protein LOC103702466 translates to MRKKKTTEAGERAQSHRSGGGGGSELFICFTARHSSSATSACAATAMRVPSSKSLLSPGRGREPPAPSLSASLSRRLRSSGSLKGGQSPMFPAGVATGGGGGRRKGCAFEAAEPSSPKVTCIGQVRVKSKKKKAKAKAAAAMARSRSKRGSGKEASFRRTEECLPRKNERWMHQLPASICGALRSLGSELNCFFPCGSSPCSSSRTGEEKRRECEEKRTASSCGQVLARWLMAMQEGEGKRGKVVGLVLEGRGKGELDLVIGEREKIGVAGLELEVANGNGGEKKDEVLVVTDEEEVEEVAAARDSVCIPPRNALLLMRCRSDPVRMAALANRFWGSPAAKVEEAEEEQEEEDGVEVGQHLFGRVEVDREEVGAERDEEAGAAAKVIPETGEVGEEEAEEEKISPGATLDGALVEMGSSAEEEKQQRSCEGKQEKEGSSADWVNVQRNSPREEAVDAHLPPKSEEIVLKEVTFSPEREEEKEGEEEKGRRSSSCSSSMGKAERRSHNHKWLSKAKEGAGRSSSSKNKERRRHSFSTERDVRSHSYSSEKEARRASFSVERRRRWSFSVDKGGLIPEEENAFREGEEEKKEEDSSAEGEEARETEAIEKPEATEVGETEVNGEEGRIEEADGKGEEGVEGEEAGKRRELPDCLLLMMYEPKLSMEVSKETWVCSTDFLRWRPHHHRRHHPKGGGGGNGGGGAGERAKTEKVERSKDMGGDKKEATAPAEPALLQASPPPPPPAPPTATAVEQKLMSAAAVRKPAAYGPFVLTRCKSEPMRSSARLAPDACFWKDRHRPIGAAGIGF, encoded by the coding sequence ATGAGGAAGAAAAAGACAACGGAAGCAGGAGAGAGGGCGCAGTCCCACCGgagcggcggcggaggcgggAGCGAGCTCTTCATCTGCTTCACCGCACGTCATTCGTCCTCCGCCACATCCGCCTGCGCCGCCACTGCCATGAGAGTCCCCTCGTCCAAGTCCCTCCTCAGCCCCGGCCGCGGCCGGGAACCGCCGGCGCCGTCGCTGTCCGCGTCGCTGAGCAGACGCCTTCGGAGCAGCGGGAGCCTCAAGGGCGGCCAGTCCCCGATGTTCCCCGCCGGAGTGGCgaccggcggcggcggggggaGGAGGAAAGGGTGCGCGTTCGAGGCCGCGGAGCCGTCGTCCCCCAAGGTAACGTGCATCGGCCAGGTGAGGGTgaagagcaagaagaagaaggccaagGCGAAAGCGGCGGCGGCGATGGCGAGGTCGAGATCGAAGAGGGGAAGCGGAAAAGAGGCGAGCTTTAGGAGGACGGAGGAGTGCCTGCCGAGAAAGAACGAGAGGTGGATGCATCAGCTGCCGGCGAGCATCTGCGGGGCGCTGCGGTCGTTGGGATCGGAGCTCAATTGCTTCTTCCCTTGCGGAAGCTCTCCCTGCTCTTCCTCGAGAACaggggaagagaagagaagggaatGCGAAGAGAAGAGGACCGCGAGCTCTTGTGGGCAAGTGCTCGCGAGGTGGCTGATGGCGATGCaggagggggaggggaagaGGGGGAAGGTGGTGGGTTTGGTGCTCGAAGGAAGGGGGAAAGGAGAGCTGGATCTGGTGattggagagagggagaagataGGAGTGGCGGGTTTGGAGCTGGAAGTGGCGAATGGAAATGGGGGGGAAAAGAAAGATGAGGTTTTGGTGGTGACAGatgaggaggaggtggaggaggtggcGGCGGCGAGGGATAGTGTGTGCATTCCGCCGAGGAATGCTCTGCTGCTGATGAGGTGCAGGTCCGATCCGGTCCGAATGGCAGCACTGGCTAACCGGTTTTGGGGTTCTCCAGCTGCGAAGGTCGAAGAAGCGGAGGAGgagcaagaggaagaagatggcgtTGAAGTTGGGCAGCATCTCTTCGGTCGTGTAGAAGTGGACAGAGAAGAGGTTGGAGCGGAGCGAGATGAAGAAGCCGGCGCTGCTGCTAAAGTTATTCCAGAAACAGGGGAAGTAGGTGAAGAGGAGgcagaagaagagaaaatttcTCCGGGCGCGACCTTGGATGGAGCTCTTGTAGAAATGGGAAGCTCagcagaggaggagaaacaacaGAGATCTTGTGAGGGGAAGCAAGAAAAGGAAGGGTCTTCTGCTGACTGGGTTAATGTGCAGAGGAACTCGCCAAGAGAAGAAGCAGTGGATGCTCATTTGCCGCCGAAGTCGGAGGAGATAGTGTTGAAAGAGGTGACCTTTTCGccggaaagagaagaagaaaaggaaggggaagaggagaaaggCAGAAGGTCCAGTAGCTGCTCTTCTTCCATGGGCAAGGCAGAGAGGAGATCCCACAACCACAAATGGCTTTCGAAAGCAAAGGAAGGAGCGGGGCGCagctcctcttccaaaaacaagGAAAGGAGGCGGCACAGCTTTTCCACGGAGAGGGATGTAAGGAGTCACAGCTACTCCAGCGAGAAAGAAGCGAGGAGAGCCAGTTTCTCCGTGGAACGTAGGAGAAGATGGAGCTTCTCCGTTGACAAAGGAGGCCTCATTCCCGAAGAAGAGAATGCCTTTcgtgaaggggaggaggagaagaaagaagaagacagCTCAGCGGAGGGAGAGGAAGCGAGAGAGACCGAGGCAATAGAAAAGCCAGAGGCTACAGAAGTGGGAGAAACCGAAGTaaatggagaagaaggaagaatagAAGAGGCGGACGgcaagggagaggaaggagttgAAGGTGAGGAGGCGGGGAAGAGAAGAGAGCTGCCGGACTGCCTTCTACTAATGATGTACGAGCCCAAGCTTTCAATGGAGGTCTCCAAGGAGACGTGGGTCTGCAGCACCGATTTCCTCCGGTGGCGCCCTCACCACCACCGCCGGCACCACCCAAAAGGTGGCGGGGGCGGCAACGGCGGAGGAGGTGCAGGAGAGCGAGCAAAGACCGAAAAGGTAGAGAGAAGCAAGGACATGGGCGGTGACAAGAAGGAGGCGACCGCACCCGCTGAGCCGGCGCTCCTCCAGGCctcgccgccgcctccgccacCGGCGCCGCCCACCGCGACGGCCGTCGAGCAGAAGTTGATGAGCGCCGCCGCCGTGCGGAAGCCGGCGGCCTACGGGCCGTTCGTGCTGACGCGGTGCAAGTCGGAGCCGATGAGGTCGTCGGCCAGGCTGGCGCCGGACGCCTGCTTCTGGAAGGACCGGCATCGGCCCATCGGCGCGGCCGGCATCGGCTTCTGA